GACACCCGTGCGGCTGCTGAAACTGCTCTCCCTGCTGCAGATGCACCGGGACTGGTCGGGTGCCGAGCTGGCGTACCGGCTCGAGGTGACCACCCGCACCGTCCGCAGGGATGTGGAGCGCTTGCGTGAACTCGGCTACCCCGTGCTCGCCCTGCGGGGTACCGCGGGCTACCGGCTGGGTGCGGGGGCCGCGCTGCCGCCGCTGCTGCTGGACGACGAGGAGGCCGTGGCCGTGACGGTCGGCCTGCGCACGGCAGCGGGCGGATCGATCACCGGGATCGAGGAGACCTCGCTGCGTGCGCTGGCCAAGCTCGAGCAGGTACTGCCCTCCCGCCTGCGCCACCGGGTGAACACCCTGCACACCGCGACGGTCCGCGCCGGTACCGCGCCCGGACCGCGGGTGGCGGCGGACACGCTGATGGCCATCGCCGACGCCTGCCGGCGGCAGGAGCGGCTGCGGTTCGACTACACCAGCCTGCGCGGTGCGGCAACCGTCCGGTCGGTGGAGCCGCACCGGCTGGTCAACTTCGGTCGGCACTGGTACCTGGTCGCCTTCGACATCGACCGCGCGGACTGGCGTACCTTCCGGGTGGACCGGCTGGTCCCGCGCAGCCCCACCGGCCCGCGGTTCACCCCACGCCAGCCGCCGCACGGGGACGCCGTCAGCTACCTGGCACACCAGCTGTCCACCCGTACCTGGCCCTGCCAGGCCATCGTCACCCTGCACGAACCGGCCGAGACGGTGACCGACCGGGTGTGGCCGGGGATGGGCGTGGTGGAAGCCGTCGACGAGCACAGCTGCCTGCTGCACGTCGGCGCCGACACCGTCTCGGCCCTGGTCTGGATGATCACCTCGGTGGACCTGGACTTCACCCTGGTCAGCGGGCCGCCCGGGCTCGCGGACGCTTTTCGCGCGCAGGCCGACCGGTGCCTGCGTGCCATCCGGCGGCCGCAGACCGGCTGAACGCGAGATCCGCGGGCGGCCCGCCATCCCCCGACGGATGGCGGGCCGCCCGCGGCGGCCGGGCTACTCCGCGGCGAGCGCGAGTTCCGGCTCGGGGACCGGCTCGGTCCCGCGGCGCCGCCGCAGCACCCCGGACAGCGCGACGAGCAGGCCGAGTACGGCGATCCCGGTGATCACGGCGAGCGCGGGGGTGAGGCCGGCCAGCAGCGCGTCCGGGGAGGCCTCGGCGCCGCCGTTGGCGGTGAGCACCGCGGTGACCACGGCGAGCCCGATCGCGCCGCCGACCTGGAGCGAGGTGTTCAGCAGGCCGCCGGCCAGGCCCTGCTCCTGGTCCACCACGCCCGCCGTGGCCTGGATGTTCAGCGAGGAGAACGCCAGGGTGAACCCGATGCCGAGCAGGATCATGCTGGGCAGCACCGCGCCCAGGTAGCCGGAGTCGGCGTCGATGCCGAGGAACAGGGCGTACCCGGCGACATGGGCCAGCACCCCGCCGAGGATGGTGCGTGCGGTGCCGACCCTGGCGATCAGCGGGTCGATCCGCGGGGAGCCGAAGGCCACGATCAGGGCGGCGGGCAGGAAGCCGAGCGCGGTCTCCAGCGCGGACCAGCCCCGTACCGACTGCAGGTAGAGCATCACCACGAACTGGAAGCCGATGTAGGCACCGAAGAACAGCGCGCCGCCGAGGTTGGCCCTGGCCAGCGGCCCGGAGCGCAGGATGCCCAGCCGCAGCAGCGGGTGGCTGCTGCGCTTCTCGATGAGCACGAAGGTGGCGATCAAGGCCAGCGCGAGCGCGAAGGACACCAGCGTGCGCGGCGCGGCCCAGCCGACCTCGGGGGCCTCGACCACGGCGAACACCAGCAGCAGCGAACCCGCGGCCCCGGTTATCGCGCCGGGCAGGTCGTATCCGCCGGTGCTGCGGTCCGGGGCGTAGCGCGGGATCAGCTTGACCGCCGCCACCAGCGCGGCGAGCGCGATCGGCACCGGCAGCAGGAAGGTCCACCGCCAGCCGACCTCGGTCAGCAGGCCGGAGAAGACCAGCCCGGCCGAGTAACCGCTGGCCCCGAACACCGCGAAGATACCGATCGCCTTGTTGCGTGCCGGGCCTTCGTGGAAGGTCGTCGTGATGATGGACAGGGCCGCGGGCGCGGTGAAGGCCGCGGCCAGGCCCTTGACGAACCGGCTGGCAATCAGCAGCGCCCCGTCGTCGACCAGCCCGCCCAGCAGCGAGGCGAGCGCGAACACGGCGACCGCGACCAGGAACACCCTGCGCCTGCCGAGCAGGTCGGCGGTGCGCCCGCCGAGCAGCAGCAGCCCGCCGTAGCCGAGGACGTAGCCGCTGACGACCCATTGCAGCGCGCTGGTGGACAGGCCGAGATCGGCCCGGATGGACGGCAGCGCGACACCGACCATCGAGACGTCGAGTGCGTCCAGCCCGACGACGGTGGACACGGTGAGCAGGACACCCCACAGGCGGGCATCCCACCGGGTCGAGGACGTGGACAGTTGCGCGGAAGAGCTCATGCCAGCAGACAGTACATGCAGACACATCTAATGCAAGTGCAATAAGTGTGTTTGCATTAAATTCATGCGCATGCTACCCTGCTGTCGTGAGCGAGGTCGCCGAGCGGACCGTGGTGCGGCAGTGGCATGAACTGCTCGCCCACCACGCGGCCGTGTTCAGCGCGCTGGAGTGCCGGCTGCAGGAGGAGCACGGGCTCGGGGTCAACGAGTTCGAGACGCTGGAGCGGCTGGCCACCTGTGCGGACAAGTGCCGGGCCGCGGATCTGACCGAGGCCGTGCACCTGAGTCAGAGCGCCACCTCCCGGCTGATCGCCAGGATGGAACGCGAGGGCCTGGTCGAGCGGGCCATGTGCGAGGCCGACCGGCGCGGCATCTTCGTGATCCTCACCGAGGTCGGCAGGCAGCGTTACGAGAGCGCGAAACCCACGCACCGGGCCGTGCTCGAGGAGATGCTCGGCGGGGACTGAACCGCGCGCCCGGCGTGGCCAACAAACGCCTAAAATTCCGCCAACCGGGAATCTTTCGCATTATCCGATGTTGATCGCCGCCCAGGCCGGCCGTAGCCTTCGGGGCACCGGACTTCCCGCGAACAGCGAGTCTTATCCAAGGCGAACGGGAGGGCTGTATGCCCGAGCAAGAATCGAGTCGACGTTCCTTTTTCGGCTGGGCTGGGAAATCGCTGGCGATCACGGCCGCTGTGACGGCCGTCCCGGCGACCGCGCTGGCGGCGGCCGAGCCCGCCGGGGTCGATCCGGCCACCGGTGAGCCGCTCGACGCCGGAGTGGACTGCGATCGGGGGGTGCCGCGATGACCACGTTCGTCAGCAGGTCGGAATGGGGAGCGCGGGCGCGCCGGAACGTCTCGTACAACATCACGCCGCAGCACGGCGGGGTGACCGTGCACTATGTCGACACCGGCAACGTGGCCCGGCAGAATCACGAGGAATGTGTCGGCCAGGTCCGTTCGATCCAGGACTATCACATGGACGGAAAGGAATGGTCGGATATCGCATACACCTATCTGGTGTGCATTCACGACCACATTTTCGAGGGCCGGGGAACGGGAGTGCGGACCGCGGCGAACGGCACGAGCTCCGGAAACCAGAACTGGTACGCGGTATGCGGCCTCGTGGGTGGCGCCGATCCCGTTTCGGACCAGCTGGTCACGGCCTACCAGGCGGCGATCGCCCGGTTGCGCGGCGCGGGCGGAGCGGCCGAGGGGATCAACGGCCACCGGGATCACCTGGCCACGTCCTGCCCGGGGGACCGGCTCTACGGCTTCGTCCAGGACGACTCGCTGGACCCGCGCAACGCCGCGGTGCCGCCGTGGCCGGGGGTGTACCTCTCCTACCCGCCGATCACCCGGCACCGCAGCGTGGCGACCTGGCAGCGGCGGATGCGCGAACTCGGCTGGTCGCTCACCGTCGACGGGGCCTATGGGCCGTCGTCGAAGTCCGCCTGCACCGCGTTCCAGCGGGACCGGGGACTCGGCGTGGACGGCATCGTGGGGCAGAACACCTGGGACGCGTGCTGGGCCTGACCCACCGGGCCGGGCCGCTCAGCCCTGCTGCGCGGCCCCGGCGCCGGTGACCGGCAGCACCGGGTAGGCGACCTTGATGTTCGCCCGGTCCAGCCCGCTCTTCAGGTGACCGCGCAGCGCCCGGCCGAGTGCCCACTGCTCGCCGGGTTGCGTGGTGACCATCACCCGCACGGTCACCGCGCCGTTGCCGATGCCGACCACGCCGCTGATGTCCGGGCGTTCGATGATCTTGGGAGCGTACTCCGGGTCGTCGGCGAACTCGTCGATGCTGCGCTGGATGACCTCCTTGGCCTGTTCCACGTCCACCGAGTAGTCCAGCGGGAGTTCGATCACGGCGTTGGCCCAGTCCTGGTTCATGTTGCAGACCCGCATGATCTCGCCGTTGCGCACGTGCCACAGGCCACCGTTCAGGTCGCGGATCCGGGTGACCCGCAGGGTGACCGCCTCCACGGTGCCGATCGCCTCGCCCGCGTCGATCACGTCGCCCACGCCGTACTGGTCCTCGGCGATCATGAACAGCCCGGAAAGGAAGTCCTGCACCAGGCTCTGCGCCCCGAACCCGATCGCGAGGCCGAGCACCCCGGCGCTGGCCAGGATCGGCCCGATGTTCACGCCGATCTGCCCGAGCACAGTCACGAAGGCGATCCCGAGGATCACGAAGGTGGCCACGCTCTTCAGCACCGAGGCGACGGTCTGCGCGCGCTGCCGCTGCCGCTCCCCGCGCGAGGCCTCGCCGGACTTCACGATGCGGCCGGCCGCCCTCGTCTTGCTCAGCCGGTCCCGGGAGCTCACCATCCGCTTGGCCAGCTGGTCGATCACCCGGCCGATCACGGCCCGCAGCACGAGCGCGACCACGACGACGATCACGATGTTGATCAGACCGGAGATCATCTCGCTGGAGTTCTCGTTGAACCACTCGGTGATCGCGTTGGCCTGCGACAGTGGGGCCGGCACGGGCGCTCCCTTCGTCTCCGCTGCACCTCCTCAGGCAGGGTGACATGAGCACCCGC
The sequence above is drawn from the Amycolatopsis aidingensis genome and encodes:
- a CDS encoding peptidoglycan recognition protein family protein → MTTFVSRSEWGARARRNVSYNITPQHGGVTVHYVDTGNVARQNHEECVGQVRSIQDYHMDGKEWSDIAYTYLVCIHDHIFEGRGTGVRTAANGTSSGNQNWYAVCGLVGGADPVSDQLVTAYQAAIARLRGAGGAAEGINGHRDHLATSCPGDRLYGFVQDDSLDPRNAAVPPWPGVYLSYPPITRHRSVATWQRRMRELGWSLTVDGAYGPSSKSACTAFQRDRGLGVDGIVGQNTWDACWA
- a CDS encoding mechanosensitive ion channel family protein: MPAPLSQANAITEWFNENSSEMISGLINIVIVVVVALVLRAVIGRVIDQLAKRMVSSRDRLSKTRAAGRIVKSGEASRGERQRQRAQTVASVLKSVATFVILGIAFVTVLGQIGVNIGPILASAGVLGLAIGFGAQSLVQDFLSGLFMIAEDQYGVGDVIDAGEAIGTVEAVTLRVTRIRDLNGGLWHVRNGEIMRVCNMNQDWANAVIELPLDYSVDVEQAKEVIQRSIDEFADDPEYAPKIIERPDISGVVGIGNGAVTVRVMVTTQPGEQWALGRALRGHLKSGLDRANIKVAYPVLPVTGAGAAQQG
- a CDS encoding MFS transporter codes for the protein MSSSAQLSTSSTRWDARLWGVLLTVSTVVGLDALDVSMVGVALPSIRADLGLSTSALQWVVSGYVLGYGGLLLLGGRTADLLGRRRVFLVAVAVFALASLLGGLVDDGALLIASRFVKGLAAAFTAPAALSIITTTFHEGPARNKAIGIFAVFGASGYSAGLVFSGLLTEVGWRWTFLLPVPIALAALVAAVKLIPRYAPDRSTGGYDLPGAITGAAGSLLLVFAVVEAPEVGWAAPRTLVSFALALALIATFVLIEKRSSHPLLRLGILRSGPLARANLGGALFFGAYIGFQFVVMLYLQSVRGWSALETALGFLPAALIVAFGSPRIDPLIARVGTARTILGGVLAHVAGYALFLGIDADSGYLGAVLPSMILLGIGFTLAFSSLNIQATAGVVDQEQGLAGGLLNTSLQVGGAIGLAVVTAVLTANGGAEASPDALLAGLTPALAVITGIAVLGLLVALSGVLRRRRGTEPVPEPELALAAE
- a CDS encoding MarR family winged helix-turn-helix transcriptional regulator, whose product is MSEVAERTVVRQWHELLAHHAAVFSALECRLQEEHGLGVNEFETLERLATCADKCRAADLTEAVHLSQSATSRLIARMEREGLVERAMCEADRRGIFVILTEVGRQRYESAKPTHRAVLEEMLGGD
- a CDS encoding helix-turn-helix transcriptional regulator → MLETPVRLLKLLSLLQMHRDWSGAELAYRLEVTTRTVRRDVERLRELGYPVLALRGTAGYRLGAGAALPPLLLDDEEAVAVTVGLRTAAGGSITGIEETSLRALAKLEQVLPSRLRHRVNTLHTATVRAGTAPGPRVAADTLMAIADACRRQERLRFDYTSLRGAATVRSVEPHRLVNFGRHWYLVAFDIDRADWRTFRVDRLVPRSPTGPRFTPRQPPHGDAVSYLAHQLSTRTWPCQAIVTLHEPAETVTDRVWPGMGVVEAVDEHSCLLHVGADTVSALVWMITSVDLDFTLVSGPPGLADAFRAQADRCLRAIRRPQTG